The following nucleotide sequence is from Bacteroidota bacterium.
AAGGCGCCGGTAAGGAAATCGCTGTTCGAGAGCAGATTCATATTGATCGCATTCACCGGTCCGCCCGTTGCACCTTGCGTGGCGAAGTGGTTCGGGTTCGGAATGTCGATCCCGTCAAGCCGCCACAGCAGTTCGATCGGCGAGCCGCCACGAATGATGATGTCGTTGCGTTGATCGTTGACGCCGACGACACCTGCGAACGTTTGGGCCATGCGCGCGGGATCTTCGCGGCTTCCGGCAAAACGCTTCGCTTCGTCAACCGTGAATGTTGTCGCGCTCGAGAGTGCTGCCTCGTTGATCGGTTTGAAATTATCGTTGGCCTGTACGACGACCTGTTCGCCCTGATACACTTTTGTTTTCATCTCGATCGTCACGACAACCTGCTTGCCGCTCGTGACGAGGATATCCTGCACCATTGTTTCATAGCCGCCGCAGACAATTTTGAGTTCGTGACGACCGACCGGGACTTTTTCAATGCGGAAATTACCGTCGGCCTTCGTGCGGGTACCCAGTTTTGTATCGACGACGAAGACAGTGGCGCCGATCACAGGTTGGCCTGTGCCTTGTTCGCTGATCGTCCCTTTGACGGTTTGCGTAGGGACAGACTCTTGCGCAATCGCATTCGGTCCCGATAGGTGCAGAAGAACTTGAGTCAGAATGAGAACAAGGATGAGGTGGATGGAGCGCATATTTATCAAAGACTATTTAATGAACATTGTTTAGTAAACCAGAAAAAAAATTACTTCCGAATCAGTACCAAGAAGTTATCGAGCATAGCCTGAACCATCGTCTCTTCCTGCTCGCGCGGGACAAGCACCCGACGTTTGATAATCAGCGAGACAATTCCGTGGAGCATGTTCCAAGTCATGAACGAAGCCAGTTGGACGTCTTTGATCCTGAGCTGTCCGTGCTCGATACACGCCTGAACTCTCGAAACGAGAATGGCAAAACACTCTGTCCCGAGGTCTTTGCAGTGCTGCCCGATGATCACGTTCATCGGCATTTCCTGAATGAACATGAGGTCATAGAGTTTGGGGTTCTCGAGTGCCCAATCCACGTATAGCTTGCAGCCGGCATAGAGAACATCCCACGGATCGTCAGTCTTGGGCTGGGCTTCGAGTGCCGCGATGAACCGTCCGAATGCAAGAGTATAGAGGCCATAGAAAATGTCCTCTTTGTCGGTATAGTAGAGGTAGATCGTCGCCGGCGAGAACTCG
It contains:
- a CDS encoding TetR/AcrR family transcriptional regulator, giving the protein MGIQERKERERESMRATILDAAMQLYIENGLESVTIRNIAERIEFSPATIYLYYTDKEDIFYGLYTLAFGRFIAALEAQPKTDDPWDVLYAGCKLYVDWALENPKLYDLMFIQEMPMNVIIGQHCKDLGTECFAILVSRVQACIEHGQLRIKDVQLASFMTWNMLHGIVSLIIKRRVLVPREQEETMVQAMLDNFLVLIRK